Genomic window (Arcobacter aquimarinus):
AACTACTAAAAATCATATTTATTTTTACTATTTCAATAAATAATTTATTATTTGGTTTAGAAAAAGTAACCCTACAACTAGAATGGAAACATCAGTTTGAATTTGCTGGTTTTTATACTGCTATTGAAAAAGGTTATTATGAAGACATTGGTATTGACCTTGAAATCAAAGAGTTTCATGATGGCATTAACATTTCTCAAGACGTCTTAAATGGCAAATCTACTTTTGGTATCTCTTCTTCTGCTTTAATTTTAGAAAGGCTCAACAACAAACCTATTGTTTTAATCGCTTCTTATTTCAAGCAAAATGCTCTTGCTTTAGTTACCAAACCTGAAATTAAATCTCCAAATGATTTAAAAAACAAAAAAATTATGGCTTTAGATTGGGAAATGGGTCATACTAGTTTAGGAGTTATGTTAAAAGATTTTGGCATTAACAAGAACGATTATGATTTAGTTTTACACGATTATCAAATTGAAAAGTTCATAAATGGAGAAGTTGATGCTATGAGCATATTTACTACTTCTCAACCTTACGAGCTAGACAAGCTTGGAGTTAATTACAATATTTTAAATCCTGCTAATTTTGGAATATACTCTTATGATGTTGAGTTATTTACAAGCGAGGACACAATAAACAAACATCCAAAGATGGTAGAGGATTTTGTAAATGCTACAAATAAAGGTTGGGAGTATGCCTTTAACAATAAAGAAGAGATAGTAGATTTAATATATAACAAATATTCAAAAAGAAAAACAAAAGAAGCTTTATTATATGAAGCAAATCAAACAGAGCAGATATTCAAAACAAACATATTTAAAATAGGAGCAATAGCTCCTGAGTTAATAAAACTAAATGCTGACATGTATACAAATCTTGGTTTAGTTGACAAAAACTTAAAAATTACTAATTTATTGAATGGGTATTACTATTTTAACAATCCAAATAAATATACTTTTTCTTATGAAGAACTATTATATTTAAAAAACAACCCTACCCTTAAAATACACAATGAATCAAATTGGCCCCCTTTTAATTTTATAAAAAATAATAAAGCAACTGGTTTTTCTATTGATTATATGAATCTTTTAGCCTCAAAACTTGGAATACAAGTAGAATATATTTCAGGTTTTAGCTGGGATGAGTATATAGAAAAATTAAAAAACAATGAAATTGATGTAATGTTAAATATCTCAAAAACACCTCAAAGAGAAAATTTTTTTAATTTTACTACTTCATATATGGAATCAATAGACACTGTATTTGTAAAAAGTAACATAAATAATTTTAAATCTTTAAATGATTTTAAAGGCAAAAAATTAGCTGTTTTAAAAGGTTTCTATGAGGAAGAGTTATTGAAAAAACTTTACCCAGAAATAAAACTTATTTTTGTAGAAAATTCATTAGATGGTCTAAAAAAAGTTATGTTTAATGAAGTGGATGGTTTTTTTGATAATCTAATAGTTGCGAACTATTTCTTAAAAAATAATTTTATAACAAATCTAAAACCTGCTTTTGAAATAAAGGATAAAAATTTCAACTTAGATTTAAGAATAGCTACCAATAAATCAAATACCATTTTAAGAGATATTTTAGAAAAAGGTAAAAACCTAATAACAGAAGATGAACTTTTAGATTTAAAAAGAAAATGGATTGATTCTAAAAAAGAAAAATTTGTACCAGAAATAAATCTAACAAAAAATGAAAAAATATATCTTCAAAAAAAACAAGTTATCACTATGTGTGTTGACCCAGATTGGGTGCCTTTTGAAAAAATAAATGAAAATAAAGAACATGAAGGAATTGCTGCTGATTTAATCGCTATTATTTCAAAAAAACTAAATATTGATATAAAACTTATCCCTACAAAAACTTGGGAAGAGAGTCTTGAATTCTCAAAAAATAAAAAATGTGATATTTTAAGTTTTTTAAATGAAACTCCAAAAAGAAAAGAGTGGTTAAATTTCACTAATACTATCTTTAAAGATCCGAATGTAATAATTGCAAGAAATGAATTTCAAAATACTAAAAGTTTACTAGAGATTGAAAATAGAACTATAGCAATACCTAAAGAAAGTGCAATGTATGAACTTTTTGAAAAAGATTTTCCAAATTTAAAAATTATTCCTGTTGATTCCGAAAATGAAGCTTTTTCTTTAGTTGAAAATAGAAAAGTAGATATGACTGTTAGGTCATTAATAATAGCAGTTCATACAATACAAAAAGAGAATCTTTTTAATTTAAAAATAGTTGACAAACCTTTAAAATATAAAAATTTATTAAAAATTGGAGTTATAAAAGAAGAACCTATTTTATTAAATATTTTAAATAAAACTATAGAAACTATCACTAAAGAAGAAGAAGAAAATATAATAAATAAACATCTTACTATAAAAATCCCTAATAATAAAGAATATATTGATATTTTCATATATACAATTATTTTTATTATTTTACTTACTCTATTAATAATTTTTTGGAATTATCAATTAAGAAAAAGAATAGAAATAGAAATTAAAAAAAACAATGAACAACAAAATATTATGTTTCAACAAAATAAACAAGCAGAACTTGGAAACTTAATAGGAAATATTTCCCATCAATGGAGAGATTCTCTTACAAAAATTGGTTATATAAATTTAAATTTAAGAGCTAGACTTTTACAAAATAAAGAAATTCCAAAAGAATTTATGGATAAAAGTACTCTTGAAATTGAAAAAAGCTTAGATTTTATGTCTGAAACTATGCAGAATTTTTTAGATTATTATAAACCTTCATCAAATATTTATAAATTCGAAGTTTATGACTCCATAATAAGTGCATTAAGTATAATAGATACTAAAATCAAAAATTCTAATCTTCATATTGAATTTTTAGGGGATTTTGATGTGAAAATAAAAGGAATTAGAAATGAATGGATGCAAGTTTGGATAAATATAATTATAAATTCTATAAATATTTCAATTATGAGAGATATAAAGAATCCTCAAATTGAGATTTATTTAAGTAAAAATGAGATTGTATTTCAAGATAATTGTGGAAAAATAAAAGAAGAACTTTTGGAAAAAATAAATAAAGAAAAATATACAGGTATTGGTATAAAAATGGCAAAAGAGATAGCTAATAAAAATAATCAAGAAATGATTATTTCAAATTCAAAAAAAGGTGCGATATTTAAATTTGTAAAATATTCTAACTAAAATAGATAATTTATTTTATATATAATATACTTCACTATCACAAAAAGGAAGAAATTTGACAATAGATATGACAAAAGTAGCAAATGTAATTTTATATATGCTACATAAACAAGTAAAACATTTAAATGATAAAAAAGTAGCTATCATGCTTTTTTTAATGGATTATAATCATCAAAAACATTGTGGAGAGAAAATATTTAATGAAGAATATATAAAAGGTTCAAGACATCCTGAGCCTGCTATTGTAGGAGAACTTTTTGATATAGTGGCAAATCAAGAGGATTTAGATGAAGATGATGAAAGAATTTATTTAATGCAAGAATTACTTGATTATTTAGATATTGAAATTATTGAAAAAGAAAAATTTATAGAATTGAGTTTTATAAAAATGGAAGAAGAGTTTGATGAATCACTATTTACAAAAGATGAACTAAAAACTATTCATAAAATTGTAAGTTTATATTCAGACTTAAGCCCAAGAAACATTGCAAATGAGTGTTTTAAAATAGATGAAGTAAGAACTACACCAAAAGGTGAGAAAATAATATAAGGAAAAAAAATGGCAATAAAAAATAATCAAGTAATATCAATGCAATATGAATTAAAAGTAAATGGAAATCTAATAGAATCAAATTTAGATGGTGATTCAATAGAATTTGTATTTGGAAGTGGAGATATAGTTCCCGGATTGGAAGCAAGAATAATAGATATGAATGAAGGAGAATCTAAAGATATAAAAGTTCCAGCTATTGAAGCTTATGGAAATTATGATGAAAATTTATCAGAAATTGTACCTATTGAAGAGTTTAAAGGTATTGATTTACAAATTGGAATGATTCTTGAAGGTGAAAATGAAAATGGAGAACTATTTAAAGCTACTGTAAGTGATGTAACAAAAGAGAATGTAACTGTTGATTACAACCATCCCTTAGCAGGAAATGATTTAGATTTTAAAATAGTTATAAATAAAATAGTTTAAAAAAAAGAGTTTAACTCTTTTTTTTTAAATGTGATAGTTTGGTGCCTCATTTGTAATAGTTACATCATGAACATGAGACTCTCTAAGTCCTGCACTTGTAATTTCTACAAACTCTGCTCTTTCTTGGAAAGTTGGAATATCTTTACTTCCTAAGTACCCCATAGAACTTCTTAATCCACCAACCATTTGATGAATAATATCAGCTATACTTCCTCTATAAGCAACTCTTCCTTCAATTCCTTCTGGAACTAATTTATCAGCAGCTGTTCCTTCTTGGAAATATCTATCTGTACTTCCTTTAGTCATAGCTCCAATAGAACCCATTCCTCTATATGTTTTAAATTTTCTACCTTGGAATAATACAACTTCACCTGGACTTTCATCAGTTCCAGCTAATGCACTTCCCATCATAACTGAACTTGCACCAACAGCTAAAGCTTTAGCTACATCTCCAGAATATTTAATTCCACCATCAGCAATAATTGGTGTTCCTGTTTTTGCACCTTCAGCTGCACATTCATCAATTGCACTAATTTGAGGAATTCCTACACCTGCTACGATTCTTGTTGTACAAATAGAACCAGGTCCAATTCCAACTTTAACAGCATCAGCACCAGCTGCAATTAGATCAGCAGTTGCTTCAGCAGTTGCTACATTTCCAGCAATAATTTGCACATCCATTTCAGCTTTTATAGCTTTAACTGTATCTAAAATACCTTTTGAATGTCCATGAGCTGAATCAAGAACTAAAACATCAACACCAACTGCAACTAAAGCTCTAGCTCTATCTAATTGACCAACACCAATAGCAGCACCAACTCTTAATCTTCCAAATTCATCTTTATTTGCATTTGGATATTCTCTTTTTTTGTTAATATCTTTGATTGTAATCAATCCTATTAATCTATTATTGTTATCAACAATTGGTAATTTTTCTATTTTATTAGCATGCATAATATCAGCAGCTTCTTCTAAAGTAGTACCCTCTTTTGCAGTAACTAAAGGCATAATAGTCATTTTATCTTTAGCTTTTTGTGTAAAATCTTTTGTAAATCTCATATCTCTGTTTGTTAAAATACCAACTAAAATATTATTATCATCTACAACAGGAACTCCAGAGATTCTATAAGATGCCATTATATCTTCTGCATCTTGTAATGTTTGAGAAGGTTTAATTGTGATTGGGTCTATAATCATTCCTGATTCAGACTTTTTTACTTTTTTACATTGTAAAACTTGAGTTTCAATATCCATATTTTTATGAATAATTCCAATCCCTCCAAGTCTTGCCATTGCAATTGCAGCTTCAAATTCAGTTACTGTATCCATAGCTGCACTCACAAATGGAATATTTAATTCAATTTTTTTTGTAAGCTTTGTTTTAATGCAAACTTCTTTTGGTAAAACTTCTGATTTTGCTGGTACTAATAGTACATCCTCAAATGTCAATGCTCTTTTTCTAATTCTCATTTTATATTCCTAGATTAATATTTATTTTGTATAATTAATAGCTTTTTCCAAAGATAAAGCACCATCAAATAAAGTTTGTTCATTATATGCGTTTGCAATAAATTGAAGTCCCACTGGCATTCCATCTTCATCTTTATCAACAGGTAATGAAATAGCTGGAAGTCCCGCTAGATTTACAGAAATTGTATAAATATCACTTAAATACATCTCTAAAGAAGTTTTAAATGAACCAAATTTTGGAGCAGTTGTTGGAGCAACTGGAGAAAGAATTAAATCAGCTTCATTAAATATAGCTGAATATTCATCTTTTATTAAATGTCTTACTTTTTGAGCCTTAATATAATATGCATCATAATATCCAGAACTTAATACAAACGAACCTAACATTATTCTTTTTTGTACTTCTGAACCAAATCCTTGAGATTTAGTTTGAACATACATATCTTTTAAGCCAGAATCACCTTTTCTATTTCCATATCTAACACCATCAAATCTAGCTAAATTTGCACTAGCTTCTGCTGTTGCTACAATATAATAAGTTGAAACAATTTTTTGAGTATCTAACATATTTTTATGAATTATTTTATGCCCAGCTTCTTCTAATGCTTTTACAGCTTTTGCAAAACCTTTTTTTATTGCTGGACTTGCTTGTTCAACAAAATTATCAATTACAGCAATTGTTAATTTTCTATTGCTATTTAATTTTGGAGTAACAGCTTCATAGTCTATATTTGCAGAAGTTGAATCCATAGGATCATATCCTGAAATAATATCATATAAAATTGCAGCATCTTCAACATTTTGTGTAATTGGTCCACATTGATCAAGTGAAGATGAATAAGCAGTTATTCCATATCTTGAAACTCTTCCATAAGTTGGTTTCATTCCAACACAACCACAATACGCAGCAGGTTGTCTAATACTTCCACCTGTATCTGTTC
Coding sequences:
- a CDS encoding ABC transporter substrate-binding protein, producing MIKKLLKIIFIFTISINNLLFGLEKVTLQLEWKHQFEFAGFYTAIEKGYYEDIGIDLEIKEFHDGINISQDVLNGKSTFGISSSALILERLNNKPIVLIASYFKQNALALVTKPEIKSPNDLKNKKIMALDWEMGHTSLGVMLKDFGINKNDYDLVLHDYQIEKFINGEVDAMSIFTTSQPYELDKLGVNYNILNPANFGIYSYDVELFTSEDTINKHPKMVEDFVNATNKGWEYAFNNKEEIVDLIYNKYSKRKTKEALLYEANQTEQIFKTNIFKIGAIAPELIKLNADMYTNLGLVDKNLKITNLLNGYYYFNNPNKYTFSYEELLYLKNNPTLKIHNESNWPPFNFIKNNKATGFSIDYMNLLASKLGIQVEYISGFSWDEYIEKLKNNEIDVMLNISKTPQRENFFNFTTSYMESIDTVFVKSNINNFKSLNDFKGKKLAVLKGFYEEELLKKLYPEIKLIFVENSLDGLKKVMFNEVDGFFDNLIVANYFLKNNFITNLKPAFEIKDKNFNLDLRIATNKSNTILRDILEKGKNLITEDELLDLKRKWIDSKKEKFVPEINLTKNEKIYLQKKQVITMCVDPDWVPFEKINENKEHEGIAADLIAIISKKLNIDIKLIPTKTWEESLEFSKNKKCDILSFLNETPKRKEWLNFTNTIFKDPNVIIARNEFQNTKSLLEIENRTIAIPKESAMYELFEKDFPNLKIIPVDSENEAFSLVENRKVDMTVRSLIIAVHTIQKENLFNLKIVDKPLKYKNLLKIGVIKEEPILLNILNKTIETITKEEEENIINKHLTIKIPNNKEYIDIFIYTIIFIILLTLLIIFWNYQLRKRIEIEIKKNNEQQNIMFQQNKQAELGNLIGNISHQWRDSLTKIGYINLNLRARLLQNKEIPKEFMDKSTLEIEKSLDFMSETMQNFLDYYKPSSNIYKFEVYDSIISALSIIDTKIKNSNLHIEFLGDFDVKIKGIRNEWMQVWINIIINSINISIMRDIKNPQIEIYLSKNEIVFQDNCGKIKEELLEKINKEKYTGIGIKMAKEIANKNNQEMIISNSKKGAIFKFVKYSN
- a CDS encoding DUF4065 domain-containing protein is translated as MTIDMTKVANVILYMLHKQVKHLNDKKVAIMLFLMDYNHQKHCGEKIFNEEYIKGSRHPEPAIVGELFDIVANQEDLDEDDERIYLMQELLDYLDIEIIEKEKFIELSFIKMEEEFDESLFTKDELKTIHKIVSLYSDLSPRNIANECFKIDEVRTTPKGEKII
- a CDS encoding FKBP-type peptidyl-prolyl cis-trans isomerase, with protein sequence MAIKNNQVISMQYELKVNGNLIESNLDGDSIEFVFGSGDIVPGLEARIIDMNEGESKDIKVPAIEAYGNYDENLSEIVPIEEFKGIDLQIGMILEGENENGELFKATVSDVTKENVTVDYNHPLAGNDLDFKIVINKIV
- the guaB gene encoding IMP dehydrogenase; this translates as MRIRKRALTFEDVLLVPAKSEVLPKEVCIKTKLTKKIELNIPFVSAAMDTVTEFEAAIAMARLGGIGIIHKNMDIETQVLQCKKVKKSESGMIIDPITIKPSQTLQDAEDIMASYRISGVPVVDDNNILVGILTNRDMRFTKDFTQKAKDKMTIMPLVTAKEGTTLEEAADIMHANKIEKLPIVDNNNRLIGLITIKDINKKREYPNANKDEFGRLRVGAAIGVGQLDRARALVAVGVDVLVLDSAHGHSKGILDTVKAIKAEMDVQIIAGNVATAEATADLIAAGADAVKVGIGPGSICTTRIVAGVGIPQISAIDECAAEGAKTGTPIIADGGIKYSGDVAKALAVGASSVMMGSALAGTDESPGEVVLFQGRKFKTYRGMGSIGAMTKGSTDRYFQEGTAADKLVPEGIEGRVAYRGSIADIIHQMVGGLRSSMGYLGSKDIPTFQERAEFVEITSAGLRESHVHDVTITNEAPNYHI
- the gatA gene encoding Asp-tRNA(Asn)/Glu-tRNA(Gln) amidotransferase subunit GatA codes for the protein MITLKKALTLASDDIKKLRDDLSLKIKENNIGAYVEQLVSTDISKSGIGIPIAIKDNINVKNWEITCSSNILKGYISPYNATVINNLEKAGLSPFGRTNMDEFAMGSSTESSCYGRTLNPLDNTKVPGGSSGGSAAAVAAGIAIAALGTDTGGSIRQPAAYCGCVGMKPTYGRVSRYGITAYSSSLDQCGPITQNVEDAAILYDIISGYDPMDSTSANIDYEAVTPKLNSNRKLTIAVIDNFVEQASPAIKKGFAKAVKALEEAGHKIIHKNMLDTQKIVSTYYIVATAEASANLARFDGVRYGNRKGDSGLKDMYVQTKSQGFGSEVQKRIMLGSFVLSSGYYDAYYIKAQKVRHLIKDEYSAIFNEADLILSPVAPTTAPKFGSFKTSLEMYLSDIYTISVNLAGLPAISLPVDKDEDGMPVGLQFIANAYNEQTLFDGALSLEKAINYTK